From a single Bacillus pseudomycoides DSM 12442 genomic region:
- a CDS encoding ABC transporter permease — protein sequence MFLALKELKQSKLRYGLIGTIMMLLSFLVLIISGLANGLSHANASSIIEMKADKFILSNDAEGKLLRSQIKKEDVDKVLAQVDAKDAVPMHIKVATFEKEGSSNKVDVAIFSSKQDSFIAPKVIEGKNGTLENNEIIADESIKEKGIKLGDELVDPVSQKVFKVVGFTQNQMFSHAPVVHMNENVWDSIALPHQKDYSVIALNTDKKIDNATVVDKKEVLQSIPGYKEEQGTLTMIIAFLLVISALLIGVFFYVITLQKTHQLGVLKAIGTKNSYLANSLVVQSIFLSGVALIIGIGLIFAVQAVLPASMPFLLTTTTILQYAGIFILISIFGTLISLYQVLKVDALEAIGGGM from the coding sequence ATGTTTTTAGCACTTAAAGAATTAAAACAATCGAAATTACGGTACGGATTAATCGGCACAATCATGATGTTATTATCATTTCTTGTACTTATTATATCAGGTCTAGCAAATGGTTTATCTCATGCTAATGCCTCTTCTATTATCGAAATGAAAGCAGACAAGTTTATATTATCAAATGATGCAGAGGGTAAATTATTACGCTCCCAAATTAAGAAAGAGGATGTAGATAAAGTATTGGCACAGGTTGATGCAAAAGATGCGGTTCCAATGCATATTAAGGTCGCAACATTTGAAAAAGAAGGCAGTTCAAATAAAGTTGATGTTGCTATTTTTTCAAGTAAACAAGATTCATTCATTGCCCCAAAAGTTATTGAAGGAAAAAACGGTACTTTAGAAAACAATGAAATCATTGCTGATGAATCCATCAAGGAAAAAGGGATAAAGCTTGGAGATGAACTAGTAGATCCTGTTTCTCAAAAGGTTTTCAAAGTTGTCGGATTTACACAAAATCAAATGTTTAGTCATGCACCTGTTGTTCATATGAATGAAAATGTATGGGACAGCATTGCACTGCCACATCAAAAAGATTACAGTGTAATCGCCCTAAATACTGATAAAAAAATCGATAATGCAACAGTTGTTGATAAAAAAGAAGTACTGCAAAGTATTCCAGGTTATAAAGAAGAACAAGGAACATTAACGATGATTATTGCGTTTTTACTTGTAATTTCAGCATTATTAATTGGCGTTTTCTTCTATGTCATTACATTACAAAAAACACATCAATTAGGTGTATTAAAAGCAATCGGAACAAAAAACTCATATTTAGCAAATAGTTTAGTTGTACAGTCTATATTCTTATCTGGTGTTGCTCTTATAATCGGCATTGGCTTAATCTTTGCAGTACAGGCTGTTTTACCAGCTAGTATGCCGTTCTTATTAACAACAACAACAATCTTGCAATATGCAGGTATCTTTATCTTAATTAGTATATTCGGTACACTAATTTCTCTATATCAAGTATTAAAAGTAGATGCATTAGAAGCAATCGGAGGTGGCATGTAA
- a CDS encoding ABC transporter ATP-binding protein — translation MVTELKWDTPSSLLKLDQVSKVYGEGDTEVTALHPITLDIKEGEFIGIVGPSGSGKSTLLSIAGALLSPSKGNIYISGQNITSLSEKEMTDIRLRKIGFIFQFANLVPFLTVKEQLLYIAKLKGEDKKEAGKLAEQLLKTFGLSHRMNHYPNQLSGGEKQRVAIARAFMNNPDLILADEPTASLDSKRAREVVERMKHEVKKNKKAAIMITHDEKMLDVCDRILILRDGKLLRENEV, via the coding sequence ATGGTAACAGAATTAAAATGGGATACCCCATCGTCATTATTAAAGTTGGATCAAGTAAGTAAAGTATATGGAGAAGGAGATACAGAAGTAACAGCTTTGCACCCAATTACGTTAGATATAAAAGAAGGCGAATTTATAGGCATTGTTGGTCCGTCTGGTTCTGGGAAAAGTACATTGCTTTCCATCGCAGGTGCACTTTTATCCCCTTCTAAAGGAAATATTTATATTTCTGGTCAAAATATAACAAGCTTATCAGAAAAAGAGATGACCGATATTCGTTTAAGAAAAATCGGATTTATATTTCAATTTGCAAACCTCGTACCTTTCTTAACAGTGAAAGAACAACTCTTATATATCGCTAAGTTAAAGGGAGAAGATAAAAAAGAAGCTGGTAAACTTGCAGAACAATTACTGAAAACTTTTGGATTATCACATCGAATGAATCATTATCCAAATCAACTTTCAGGTGGTGAAAAACAACGTGTAGCCATTGCTCGTGCATTTATGAATAATCCAGACTTAATTTTAGCTGATGAACCTACTGCTAGTCTTGACTCAAAACGTGCTAGAGAAGTAGTTGAACGAATGAAACATGAAGTTAAGAAAAATAAAAAAGCAGCAATTATGATTACACACGATGAAAAAATGCTTGATGTATGTGATCGAATTTTAATACTTCGCGATGGAAAATTACTACGAGAAAACGAAGTATAA
- a CDS encoding HsmA family protein — protein MLASAITFITAALIFYTIGVWSEKFQKTLKFWHVIIFWLGLVCDTIGTTLMEKMAEAGSLFSFHGITGLSAILLMLFHAVWATIVLIKKDTKMMTTFHTLSVIVWFIWLIPYISGLIYGMTNSF, from the coding sequence GTGTTAGCATCTGCTATTACATTTATTACAGCTGCACTCATTTTTTATACAATCGGAGTATGGAGTGAAAAATTTCAAAAGACATTAAAATTTTGGCATGTCATTATTTTCTGGCTTGGACTCGTATGTGATACGATCGGGACCACATTAATGGAGAAAATGGCAGAAGCAGGATCCCTGTTCAGCTTCCATGGAATAACAGGCTTATCAGCCATTTTACTTATGCTATTCCATGCTGTTTGGGCAACAATTGTGTTAATAAAAAAAGATACAAAAATGATGACAACATTCCACACACTAAGCGTTATCGTATGGTTCATTTGGCTAATTCCATATATTTCTGGACTTATATACGGAATGACAAATAGCTTTTAA
- a CDS encoding DUF2871 domain-containing protein, whose protein sequence is MKKLYNAAFTYLIIGLLSGIFAREYAKAQGIQGTTLLNLLHTHVLVLGFLFFLIALALSKSFAFHEAKSFNMWFIVYNIGLVLTVASMAARGLLQINGTDFNGLSHMAGMSHSIIGVGLVWFMILLKKSYKG, encoded by the coding sequence ATGAAAAAGTTATATAATGCAGCATTCACTTATTTAATTATCGGTTTATTATCAGGTATATTCGCGAGAGAATATGCAAAAGCGCAAGGAATTCAAGGTACTACTCTACTGAACCTGTTGCACACACATGTGTTAGTTCTTGGATTTTTATTCTTCTTAATTGCCTTAGCCCTATCAAAATCATTTGCATTCCATGAAGCAAAAAGTTTTAACATGTGGTTCATCGTCTATAATATAGGATTGGTTTTAACAGTTGCTTCAATGGCGGCCCGTGGACTTCTTCAAATAAATGGAACCGATTTTAATGGATTAAGTCATATGGCAGGAATGTCTCATTCTATCATCGGTGTCGGTCTTGTTTGGTTTATGATTCTATTAAAAAAATCATACAAAGGATAA
- a CDS encoding CcdC family protein produces MNLAVLSSIIALCMAVGMMFLRLKSAKKPITLKKIILPPIFMSTGASMYFLPEFRLTTTEILEAVIVGLFFSIFLIKTSKFEIRGKDIYLIPSKAFIFILVGLLVVRIAFKSYLSQSIDLGQLSGMFFLLAFAMIVSWRIGMYRSFMKLQREMQFVGKSL; encoded by the coding sequence ATGAACTTAGCTGTTCTATCAAGTATTATTGCTCTTTGTATGGCTGTTGGAATGATGTTTCTTCGCTTAAAATCAGCAAAAAAACCTATAACACTTAAAAAAATTATACTCCCGCCAATTTTTATGAGTACGGGAGCATCCATGTACTTCTTACCAGAATTTCGATTAACAACAACAGAAATTCTAGAAGCAGTTATCGTTGGTTTATTTTTCTCTATTTTTCTTATTAAAACGTCAAAATTTGAAATACGTGGAAAAGACATCTATTTAATACCTTCTAAAGCATTTATATTTATTTTAGTCGGTTTACTTGTTGTCCGTATTGCTTTCAAATCATATTTAAGTCAATCAATTGATTTAGGACAATTAAGCGGCATGTTCTTCTTACTCGCTTTTGCGATGATCGTCTCTTGGAGAATTGGGATGTACCGTTCGTTTATGAAATTGCAGCGGGAAATGCAGTTTGTAGGCAAAAGTCTTTAA
- a CDS encoding DUF3238 domain-containing protein — MTSIVKIRASVFIPMSWTEPKKDIQTGNVIQFEGDSREFTPYAVNAMRSRIEQEVVVDFYKKEIFTYGNTGITTERVTTSDGSVNKRTGKASTENILCTDIVWNSDDVKFQMSASASNPLNVYAPPVDYLLTVQVKKDGTVHIEGAHDGFPCYEFYKQVNFEPFEEIHTHDFRETGDTAEALGGEMEYSFKKIL, encoded by the coding sequence ATGACTAGTATCGTTAAAATTAGAGCAAGCGTATTTATTCCAATGTCTTGGACTGAACCTAAGAAGGACATTCAAACGGGCAATGTGATCCAATTTGAAGGTGACTCACGTGAATTTACACCTTATGCTGTAAACGCTATGCGTTCCAGAATTGAACAAGAAGTAGTTGTAGATTTTTACAAAAAAGAAATTTTCACATATGGAAATACAGGTATAACCACAGAAAGGGTTACAACTTCAGATGGTTCCGTTAATAAAAGAACAGGAAAAGCTAGTACAGAAAATATTTTGTGCACTGATATTGTATGGAATTCTGATGACGTCAAATTTCAAATGAGTGCGAGTGCTAGCAATCCATTAAATGTATATGCACCTCCCGTTGACTACCTATTAACCGTACAGGTCAAAAAAGATGGCACTGTCCATATTGAAGGTGCACATGATGGATTCCCTTGTTATGAATTTTATAAACAAGTAAATTTTGAGCCGTTTGAAGAAATTCATACACATGATTTCAGAGAAACTGGTGATACAGCTGAAGCGCTAGGTGGAGAAATGGAGTATAGTTTTAAAAAGATATTGTAA
- a CDS encoding VanW family protein: protein MARKLLTQRFPLLIPIRIRQRRMFKKIRDRLEGHKFSKTFEQNPLPYRIYKHKSLLIRKLGDTDIQLQYNKITNLKLAICKINQVVIKPGETFSFWHLVGNSSEKAGYREGIILMNGEAIKGIGGGLCQLGNLLYWMFLHSELETVERYRHSFDPFPDYGRVIPFGTGATLMNGIIDLKLRNNSNISYQVNLHLDEEYIYGEIRASQYPPYKYSIVEEDHRFAKKVDGQVYRQNKVYKKIVDRVTGNLVDKELVMENDCLVKYEVDDEKIVVSL from the coding sequence ATGGCAAGAAAATTATTAACACAAAGGTTTCCTCTTTTAATTCCTATTAGAATCAGACAACGTAGGATGTTTAAAAAAATAAGAGACCGTCTTGAAGGTCATAAGTTTTCAAAAACATTTGAGCAAAATCCATTACCTTACAGGATTTATAAACATAAATCTTTGCTTATTAGAAAGTTAGGTGATACGGATATACAGCTGCAGTATAACAAAATCACCAATTTAAAGCTAGCCATCTGCAAAATAAACCAGGTTGTAATTAAACCGGGAGAAACATTTTCATTTTGGCATCTTGTTGGTAATTCCAGTGAAAAGGCTGGATATAGAGAAGGAATTATTCTAATGAATGGCGAAGCGATAAAGGGAATAGGCGGTGGTCTCTGTCAGTTAGGGAATCTTCTTTACTGGATGTTTCTTCATTCAGAGTTGGAAACAGTGGAAAGATATCGTCATAGTTTCGATCCATTCCCTGACTATGGACGTGTGATTCCATTTGGAACAGGCGCCACTTTGATGAATGGTATTATTGATCTCAAATTGAGAAACAATTCAAATATTTCCTATCAAGTCAATCTACATCTTGACGAAGAATACATCTATGGAGAAATTAGGGCATCCCAGTATCCTCCATATAAGTATTCTATCGTTGAAGAAGATCATCGTTTTGCAAAAAAAGTAGATGGCCAAGTATACAGACAAAATAAAGTTTATAAAAAAATAGTTGATCGTGTCACAGGTAACTTAGTTGACAAAGAACTAGTCATGGAAAATGATTGCTTAGTAAAATATGAAGTAGATGATGAGAAAATTGTGGTTTCTTTATAG
- a CDS encoding VOC family protein has protein sequence MKDKLLRVGTIYIPVTNVELSSKWYVNKLGAELGYKDEDKAILNFANQSFFLVKSQENQSLNFHGFCGEERFSLTFEVNGLNALESIHSDFIKKEIKVGEIENRGHTGKNFVFYDLDGNKFDVWSELSSIFREKYLISQ, from the coding sequence ATGAAAGATAAATTATTGAGGGTTGGAACTATTTATATTCCTGTTACCAATGTAGAACTTTCTTCAAAATGGTATGTAAACAAACTAGGTGCAGAGTTAGGCTATAAAGACGAAGACAAGGCTATTCTTAACTTTGCAAACCAAAGTTTTTTCCTGGTTAAATCCCAAGAAAATCAAAGCTTGAATTTTCACGGTTTTTGCGGTGAAGAGCGCTTCTCTTTAACATTTGAAGTTAATGGTTTAAATGCACTTGAATCAATCCATAGTGATTTTATTAAAAAAGAAATAAAAGTTGGAGAGATTGAAAACAGAGGACACACTGGAAAGAATTTTGTTTTTTATGATTTAGATGGTAATAAATTTGATGTTTGGAGTGAATTAAGTTCCATCTTCAGAGAAAAATACCTAATATCGCAATAA
- a CDS encoding MFS transporter, whose amino-acid sequence MKLRDIHPNIKLRLAMQFLGSLISMAVIPFLAIYFSQKIGATETGIILIIIVISGVIGGFIGGHVSDKIGRRKIMIYSELGILLSYLFIALCNSPWFNLPYISVAFFIINMFWGGMFQPAAQAMIIDVTNSESRKLVFTISYWLGNLSTAIGGIIGAFLFKNHLFELFIGISLISLLSVFMTIFFITETYTPEPSSTSSNYKKKFSSIEMFQTYSNVLKDKLFMFYIFGAILIFSLEQSLTNYIGIRLEKDIPHHSASLFGIDFMLDGTKMLGFLRTENTILVVLLSSVVLFLFKKWSDRWTLVTGMMIFSICFSIFAFTNSVLFLFIAMFIGTIGELMYVPIKQAMIGELAPPNARSTYMAFNGLTFYGAMIVSSLLIIVGEWIRPIYMGGLLLILGLTGTFLYYIITKTLDSKVSEKNERKVPVSY is encoded by the coding sequence ATGAAATTGAGAGATATACATCCCAACATCAAACTTCGCCTGGCTATGCAATTTCTAGGCAGCCTTATTTCCATGGCTGTTATACCTTTTCTGGCAATCTATTTTTCTCAGAAAATTGGAGCTACTGAAACAGGTATTATTCTTATAATAATTGTGATTAGTGGGGTCATTGGAGGTTTTATCGGGGGGCATGTTTCAGACAAAATAGGTCGGAGAAAAATAATGATTTATTCTGAACTTGGTATATTGCTTTCGTATCTGTTTATAGCACTTTGTAATTCCCCTTGGTTTAACCTTCCTTATATTTCCGTAGCATTCTTTATTATCAATATGTTTTGGGGAGGAATGTTTCAGCCAGCAGCACAAGCTATGATCATTGATGTTACTAATTCCGAATCGAGAAAGCTCGTATTTACAATTAGCTACTGGCTGGGGAATTTATCAACTGCTATTGGAGGAATCATTGGAGCATTTCTTTTTAAAAACCACTTGTTTGAGTTATTTATTGGGATTTCACTCATCTCTTTGTTATCTGTATTCATGACTATATTCTTCATCACAGAAACCTATACACCGGAACCTTCATCTACGTCTTCTAATTATAAGAAAAAATTCTCATCAATAGAGATGTTTCAAACCTATTCAAACGTTTTAAAAGATAAGCTGTTTATGTTTTATATTTTCGGAGCGATCTTGATCTTTTCCTTGGAACAGTCTTTAACAAACTATATTGGGATTCGTCTTGAAAAAGATATACCCCATCATTCAGCTTCATTGTTTGGAATAGATTTCATGCTTGATGGCACAAAGATGCTGGGTTTTCTCCGAACGGAGAATACAATTCTTGTAGTTCTCCTATCAAGTGTTGTATTATTCTTATTTAAAAAGTGGAGTGATCGCTGGACTCTAGTTACAGGAATGATGATCTTTTCTATATGCTTTAGTATTTTTGCCTTTACAAATAGCGTGTTGTTTCTTTTTATTGCCATGTTTATTGGAACAATTGGTGAACTGATGTATGTTCCTATTAAACAGGCGATGATAGGGGAACTTGCACCACCTAACGCTCGTAGCACCTATATGGCTTTTAATGGCTTGACTTTCTACGGAGCAATGATTGTATCTTCGTTGTTGATCATCGTTGGAGAGTGGATTCGTCCCATATATATGGGGGGATTGCTTCTTATTCTAGGATTAACTGGTACATTTTTGTACTACATAATAACAAAAACGCTAGACTCTAAAGTTAGTGAAAAAAATGAAAGAAAAGTACCTGTTTCTTATTAA
- a CDS encoding TetR/AcrR family transcriptional regulator: MEPRLTNDEKKKRKRSTILNAAIKLYSENGFAETKVAEIAKEAGVSFGTVFTYFDSKEALYESAILEPLEEIKPYFIEIEEHFKGEPLEVVKEMIDCHVQLFSMKSEYLRLIQQVLARPDRFPKLFKELNDFVNVFIDCIHPVIEAGQRLGYFYEESPSLVAESYLSILNGMRLTFIDEYTNLMWKDITIQALRLFGPISNK; the protein is encoded by the coding sequence ATGGAACCTAGACTTACTAATGATGAAAAAAAGAAAAGAAAAAGATCTACTATCCTAAACGCCGCAATTAAATTATATAGTGAGAATGGTTTTGCAGAGACAAAAGTTGCCGAAATAGCAAAAGAAGCAGGAGTTAGCTTTGGTACTGTATTTACGTATTTTGATTCAAAAGAAGCACTTTATGAATCAGCGATTTTGGAGCCATTGGAGGAAATCAAACCATATTTTATTGAGATAGAAGAACACTTTAAAGGTGAGCCTCTTGAAGTTGTGAAGGAAATGATAGATTGCCATGTACAACTCTTTTCAATGAAAAGTGAATACCTACGTCTAATTCAGCAGGTTCTTGCGAGACCTGATCGATTTCCAAAGCTTTTTAAAGAACTAAACGATTTTGTAAATGTATTTATAGACTGTATTCATCCGGTTATTGAAGCAGGGCAAAGGCTGGGTTACTTTTATGAAGAATCACCTTCATTAGTTGCCGAGTCGTACTTATCCATCTTAAACGGAATGCGTTTAACGTTTATTGATGAATATACAAACTTGATGTGGAAGGATATAACGATACAAGCCCTGAGATTATTTGGACCTATCTCTAATAAATAA
- a CDS encoding ABC transporter permease, whose protein sequence is MLLSSFRCELLKLKRSKIWIVMTFIPLICIALGLINFQVNYDVLMKVSTNEWEKAWTQVGLIYGLFLFPVVVSIYCAFVCRFEHSEGNWKKIISLPIPFQYVYMAKLLVIFMLTLLTQVFFLIAYIVIGKLLGITSPIPWISLLNWSFNGWIGTFSIAAVQLFLSSSIKSFAVPVGMSFGFTCIGMIFHYLNIGYIWPFSQPGLAMDPIHLEGLQTFFQFSSFYVLSCLFVIIFTFVGVQRFTIKDII, encoded by the coding sequence ATGTTATTAAGCTCATTTCGATGCGAATTATTAAAATTAAAACGTTCAAAAATATGGATTGTAATGACATTCATTCCGCTTATTTGTATTGCGCTTGGACTCATAAATTTTCAAGTAAACTATGATGTCTTAATGAAAGTCTCAACAAATGAGTGGGAGAAAGCTTGGACACAAGTTGGATTAATTTATGGATTATTTTTATTTCCTGTCGTAGTAAGTATTTATTGTGCATTTGTATGCCGCTTTGAACATAGCGAGGGAAATTGGAAAAAAATCATCTCTTTACCAATTCCGTTTCAATATGTGTACATGGCAAAGTTATTAGTAATCTTTATGTTAACTTTATTGACACAAGTATTTTTTTTAATTGCTTATATTGTAATTGGTAAGCTACTAGGTATTACAAGTCCTATTCCTTGGATTTCATTATTAAATTGGTCATTCAATGGATGGATTGGTACATTTTCAATTGCTGCAGTACAATTATTTCTCTCATCTTCTATAAAAAGTTTTGCTGTTCCAGTTGGAATGAGTTTTGGTTTTACATGTATAGGAATGATATTTCATTACTTAAATATCGGGTATATATGGCCATTTTCGCAACCAGGATTAGCAATGGACCCTATTCATCTAGAAGGCTTGCAGACTTTCTTTCAATTTAGTAGCTTTTATGTGTTAAGTTGCTTATTTGTTATTATATTTACTTTTGTAGGAGTTCAAAGATTTACAATAAAAGATATTATATGA
- a CDS encoding ABC transporter permease: protein MIAALRSELLKLKRKKLFLVVFLIQSLALLWLFAIVSQDKKEFLNWESLLSRVSMINALFLPIMIATITSRIIDFENKGNTWKLLCAIPTSRKLVYITKIIFSLFFLVYAGVISISVIILMGKIFNFDGGIPVILLLKYGCFTIIGCIPMVILQLWISLVVKNQVFSLTAGVIGSFLGYCGQMFPWKTWIIWTYSSLTNPISWAFSNGKIVYFPNEGVMMNLLLSLGVSLLFIVLSTVHFAHKDIH from the coding sequence ATGATTGCTGCCTTAAGAAGTGAATTATTGAAATTAAAAAGAAAGAAATTATTTTTAGTAGTATTTTTGATACAGTCTTTAGCATTACTTTGGTTATTTGCTATTGTGTCACAAGACAAAAAGGAATTTCTAAATTGGGAGTCGCTTCTTTCAAGAGTAAGTATGATAAATGCATTATTTTTACCTATAATGATTGCGACAATTACATCTCGAATAATTGATTTTGAAAATAAGGGGAACACCTGGAAGCTATTGTGTGCAATTCCCACATCTAGGAAGCTAGTATATATAACCAAAATTATCTTTAGCCTCTTTTTTCTTGTATACGCAGGTGTAATTTCTATTTCTGTAATTATATTAATGGGAAAAATCTTTAATTTTGATGGTGGAATTCCGGTGATATTATTACTGAAATATGGTTGTTTTACCATTATAGGATGTATTCCTATGGTTATTTTGCAACTCTGGATATCTTTGGTAGTGAAAAATCAAGTATTTTCTTTAACGGCAGGTGTAATCGGCTCATTTCTTGGGTATTGCGGGCAGATGTTTCCTTGGAAAACATGGATAATTTGGACATATTCATCTCTGACAAATCCAATTTCTTGGGCTTTTTCCAATGGGAAAATAGTGTATTTCCCAAATGAAGGAGTCATGATGAATCTTTTGTTAAGTTTAGGAGTTAGTTTATTATTTATCGTTCTTAGCACTGTTCATTTTGCGCACAAAGATATTCATTAG
- a CDS encoding ABC transporter ATP-binding protein has translation MGTYIVETEDLTKTYGAVNSVSQLQMKVGKGEIYGFLGPNGAGKTTTIRMLLGLIKPTTGNIKVFNRDLKTNRIDILREVGSLVESPSYYGHLTGHENLEVIRQMLQVPKKNIDEVLCIVRLEKQKDKLVKQYSLGMKQRLGIAMALLGNPKLLILDEPTNGLDPAGIQEIRELIKQLPKQYDMTVVISSHLLNEMDQIATQVGIINSGQLIFQDKIEVLRKKSQASMKIRVNDVVKAHQILEQHQIHLRIEGNCLVTHQQEDHLISHINHLLVQQNLSVYRIEEEKHTLEEIFLSLTEKGGVL, from the coding sequence ATGGGAACATATATCGTTGAGACAGAAGATTTGACAAAGACATATGGAGCTGTAAATAGTGTGAGTCAATTACAAATGAAAGTCGGTAAAGGTGAAATCTATGGATTTCTAGGCCCAAATGGGGCTGGGAAAACAACGACAATTAGAATGTTACTGGGATTAATAAAACCGACTACAGGTAATATTAAAGTATTCAATCGAGATTTAAAAACAAATCGAATAGATATTTTAAGAGAGGTTGGCTCTCTTGTTGAATCGCCATCTTATTATGGACATTTAACAGGTCATGAAAACCTAGAAGTAATTCGGCAAATGTTACAAGTACCAAAAAAGAATATTGATGAGGTATTGTGTATCGTTCGATTAGAGAAACAAAAAGATAAACTAGTTAAACAATACTCACTTGGAATGAAGCAACGCCTTGGCATAGCAATGGCACTACTTGGAAATCCAAAATTGTTAATTTTAGATGAACCCACAAACGGATTAGACCCTGCCGGGATTCAAGAAATTCGTGAACTCATCAAACAACTGCCAAAGCAATATGATATGACAGTTGTTATTTCTAGTCATTTGTTAAATGAGATGGATCAAATTGCAACACAAGTGGGCATTATTAATAGTGGACAGCTTATTTTTCAAGATAAAATTGAAGTGTTACGCAAAAAAAGTCAGGCATCAATGAAAATACGCGTAAATGATGTAGTGAAGGCTCATCAAATTTTAGAACAGCATCAAATTCATCTTAGAATTGAAGGTAATTGTCTAGTTACGCATCAACAAGAAGATCACCTTATTTCTCACATAAATCATTTATTAGTACAGCAGAATTTATCAGTGTATCGAATTGAAGAAGAGAAGCATACGTTGGAAGAAATATTTCTAAGCCTAACAGAAAAAGGTGGTGTTTTATAA
- a CDS encoding response regulator transcription factor, with protein sequence MIHNIPDVYTKKILIVDDEKEILNLLETVLKKEGFQHIYTYTTGAEGIRMCKRVQPDLIMLDIMLPDLDGYSVCQQIRQFTFVPIFFLSAKNEDLDKILGLSIGGDDYITKPFSPKEVAYKIKAFFRRNQYQEKARIMYQFGDITIDEAQGTVLKGDTLLSLTAKEFNILLFLIKNPNQIFSKARLYEAVWGETYLGNDNIMMVHMRHLREKIEDNPSNPHYLVTVRGLGYKLNTKGDAR encoded by the coding sequence ATGATACATAATATTCCAGATGTTTATACAAAAAAAATCCTTATAGTAGATGATGAAAAAGAGATTTTAAATTTGTTAGAAACAGTTTTAAAGAAAGAGGGGTTTCAACATATTTATACTTATACAACAGGAGCAGAAGGAATACGCATGTGTAAGCGAGTACAGCCAGATCTTATCATGTTAGATATTATGCTTCCAGATTTAGATGGATATAGTGTTTGTCAGCAAATTCGACAGTTTACATTCGTTCCAATATTTTTCTTATCGGCGAAAAATGAAGATTTAGATAAAATACTTGGATTAAGTATAGGTGGCGATGATTACATTACAAAGCCTTTTAGTCCGAAAGAAGTAGCATATAAGATAAAAGCATTTTTTCGACGCAATCAATATCAAGAAAAGGCTCGGATTATGTATCAGTTTGGAGACATTACGATAGATGAGGCACAAGGAACAGTGTTAAAGGGTGATACATTACTATCTTTAACAGCAAAAGAATTTAATATATTACTATTTTTAATAAAAAACCCAAATCAAATTTTTAGTAAGGCCCGCTTATATGAAGCTGTCTGGGGAGAAACATATCTGGGTAATGACAATATTATGATGGTGCATATGAGACATTTAAGAGAAAAAATAGAGGATAATCCTTCCAACCCTCATTACCTTGTAACAGTAAGGGGACTCGGATATAAACTTAATACAAAAGGTGATGCAAGATGA